One genomic segment of Paenibacillus xylanexedens includes these proteins:
- a CDS encoding MFS transporter encodes MSKLEVLRNPKQRKLLFSAGMSWLFDAMEVGMISFIVAALAKEWSLSPGQVGVLTSINSIGMALGALLAGALADRFGRKAILMWTLLIFTIASGLSALATGFAVLCALRLVAGIGLGGELPVASTLVSESMPTAERGRAVVLLESFWAGGWIVSALIANFVIPEYGWRIAFAIGALPAFYALYLRRAIQDPPRYKNHTKLHKITFREKVATVWSAPHRRTTLMLWILWFTVIFSYYGMFLWLPSVVMAKGFTLVKSFQYVLIMTIAQLPGYFTAAYFIERYGRKFVLVVYLTLTAFSAIAFGLATTEATILAAGICLSFFNLGAWGGLYAYSPELYPTSVRSTGVGLATSVGRIGGVLAPLMVGMLVQREVAISLIFTIFFVTILIGAAAVLFWGRETKGQELAE; translated from the coding sequence ATGAGCAAACTGGAAGTATTGCGGAATCCCAAGCAGCGTAAGCTGCTGTTCAGTGCCGGCATGAGCTGGCTGTTTGATGCGATGGAAGTTGGTATGATTTCCTTTATCGTGGCTGCACTCGCCAAGGAATGGAGTCTCAGTCCCGGACAAGTCGGGGTGCTTACGAGTATTAACTCGATCGGTATGGCGCTCGGTGCTTTGCTTGCAGGTGCACTTGCGGACCGTTTTGGACGGAAGGCCATTCTGATGTGGACCTTGCTAATATTCACGATTGCAAGTGGTCTGTCTGCACTTGCGACTGGATTTGCCGTGTTGTGTGCACTGCGTCTGGTTGCAGGGATTGGACTTGGCGGAGAGCTGCCCGTGGCATCCACACTGGTATCGGAGTCGATGCCTACAGCGGAACGCGGACGTGCCGTTGTATTATTGGAAAGTTTCTGGGCAGGGGGCTGGATTGTATCAGCGCTCATTGCCAACTTTGTCATCCCGGAGTACGGATGGAGAATTGCTTTTGCCATTGGTGCACTTCCGGCGTTCTATGCACTGTATCTGCGTCGTGCCATTCAGGACCCACCGCGGTACAAGAATCATACCAAGCTTCATAAAATCACGTTCCGCGAGAAAGTGGCTACCGTCTGGTCAGCACCACATCGCCGTACAACGTTGATGCTCTGGATTTTGTGGTTTACCGTCATTTTCTCTTATTATGGAATGTTCCTGTGGCTGCCTTCGGTCGTGATGGCAAAAGGATTTACGTTGGTTAAAAGTTTCCAATACGTGCTGATCATGACGATCGCACAGTTGCCAGGTTACTTCACCGCGGCGTACTTCATTGAACGTTACGGTCGCAAGTTCGTACTTGTTGTGTATCTTACCTTGACTGCATTCAGTGCGATTGCGTTTGGACTGGCAACAACCGAAGCGACGATCTTGGCCGCAGGAATCTGCCTATCTTTCTTCAATCTGGGAGCCTGGGGTGGTCTGTACGCCTACAGCCCGGAATTGTATCCGACTTCCGTTCGTTCGACAGGTGTGGGTCTTGCCACATCCGTTGGCCGGATCGGTGGCGTACTTGCTCCATTAATGGTCGGTATGCTGGTTCAACGCGAAGTGGCCATTAGCCTGATTTTCACGATTTTCTTCGTGACCATCCTCATTGGCGCAGCGGCTGTACTGTTCTGGGGCCGGGAAACGAAGGGTCAGGAACTGGCCGAGTAA
- a CDS encoding carbohydrate ABC transporter permease has translation MFLKWFNRLILLVYALLILVPLYFVFVSSFKTSSNFFTSPFSWPDPFTWDNITGMFRNQPMWQYFGNSLVVTLGTVAIELLLSSMIAYAIVRWGGSVGKIVFALFVAGLIVPSQVSMLPIYSLTRTLGWSDSLTGLIVVSAAMLMPVSVFMLTGFMRMLNSEILEAGSMDGASEWRLYTRIALPLAAPSLAATATFLLVMVWNDLLIPMLMLSSKSKLTLPLALMQFRGEYVTNYPMMLTGVLVTAIPMIALFLLLQRYFVAGLTAGSLKG, from the coding sequence ATGTTTTTAAAATGGTTCAATCGCCTGATCTTATTGGTGTACGCGCTGCTGATTCTGGTGCCGCTGTACTTTGTATTTGTATCCTCGTTCAAAACAAGCAGCAACTTCTTCACCAGTCCATTCAGCTGGCCGGACCCGTTTACGTGGGATAACATCACCGGCATGTTCCGCAATCAGCCGATGTGGCAATATTTCGGAAACAGTCTGGTCGTGACGCTTGGCACGGTTGCGATTGAGTTATTGCTGAGTAGCATGATTGCTTACGCCATTGTCCGTTGGGGCGGCAGTGTAGGTAAAATCGTGTTTGCTCTGTTCGTAGCAGGGCTGATCGTTCCTTCCCAAGTGAGTATGCTGCCGATCTATTCCCTTACGCGTACACTCGGCTGGTCGGACAGTCTGACAGGATTAATTGTCGTATCCGCCGCGATGCTGATGCCAGTCTCCGTATTTATGCTGACAGGTTTCATGCGCATGCTTAATTCGGAGATTCTGGAAGCGGGCAGTATGGATGGAGCAAGTGAATGGAGGCTCTATACCCGGATTGCACTGCCACTGGCTGCACCTTCGCTGGCGGCAACGGCTACGTTCCTGCTCGTCATGGTATGGAATGATTTGCTTATTCCGATGCTGATGCTCAGCAGTAAGTCCAAGCTCACGTTACCGCTCGCGCTTATGCAGTTCCGCGGGGAATACGTGACGAACTATCCGATGATGCTTACAGGGGTGCTGGTAACAGCCATTCCGATGATTGCGTTGTTCCTTCTGCTCCAGCGTTACTTTGTTGCCGGTCTGACAGCGGGTTCACTCAAGGGGTGA
- a CDS encoding carbohydrate ABC transporter permease produces the protein MKNRLQLSLFLIPGLLLYVGLFVFPTLTGLFYSFTDWDGVSPSYAFVGLDNYKDSLSSIVFRKAFGNNVEFMLTVVIAQTFISLVLALLLVRNTKTRIVLRALYFLPAILSSVSVGLIWAFMYDPSIGLINYGLNEAGMSSIARNWIGDPKIAIYSIAAVQVWAHAGQMMIVFIAGLQGIPAELYEAARMDGGSKWQVFRTVTWPLLAPSATIVVAYTTIQSFKAFDLIFTMTDGGPNYATEILTTYIYHTAFGSYSFGLASAGSMIFLVLLALLTLLQFKALRADRVSY, from the coding sequence ATGAAAAACCGTCTTCAGCTATCCCTGTTTCTGATCCCCGGGTTGCTGCTGTACGTTGGATTGTTCGTATTTCCTACATTGACGGGGCTGTTCTACTCCTTTACGGATTGGGATGGGGTATCCCCGTCGTATGCATTTGTAGGGCTGGATAATTACAAGGACAGTCTCAGCAGCATCGTATTCCGCAAAGCCTTTGGCAATAACGTGGAGTTCATGTTAACGGTTGTTATTGCACAGACCTTTATTTCACTTGTCCTGGCCCTGCTCTTGGTACGCAATACCAAGACACGCATTGTGCTTCGGGCATTGTATTTCCTGCCTGCGATTCTCTCCTCCGTATCGGTCGGACTGATCTGGGCATTCATGTATGATCCATCCATTGGATTGATCAACTATGGATTGAATGAAGCCGGGATGAGCAGTATTGCTCGCAACTGGATTGGTGATCCTAAGATCGCCATCTATTCCATTGCTGCGGTACAAGTCTGGGCCCATGCCGGGCAGATGATGATTGTATTCATCGCAGGTCTGCAAGGCATTCCGGCAGAACTGTACGAAGCGGCTCGCATGGATGGCGGTAGCAAATGGCAGGTATTCCGTACCGTGACCTGGCCGCTGCTGGCACCTTCGGCAACGATTGTTGTGGCCTATACGACCATTCAGTCGTTCAAGGCATTTGACCTCATTTTCACAATGACGGACGGAGGCCCGAATTACGCAACTGAAATTTTGACAACATATATCTATCATACCGCCTTTGGCAGCTATTCATTTGGTCTGGCTTCTGCCGGTTCCATGATCTTCCTGGTGTTGCTCGCGCTCTTGACGCTGTTGCAGTTCAAGGCACTGCGTGCCGACCGGGTAAGTTATTGA